One window of the Zea mays cultivar B73 chromosome 3, Zm-B73-REFERENCE-NAM-5.0, whole genome shotgun sequence genome contains the following:
- the LOC100284410 gene encoding uncharacterized protein isoform X1 — protein sequence MASTGRSMLLSLLLFAVTLSLLEMYRAKFASSELMTIAGGFVCSLLFLLLLTFIGNYQEASGDRTGWGAVVVAQLVALIVAGTVHRVCITTCFLFSAGLLYEVDKLSGMILARSESKVRRH from the exons ATGGCGAGCACGGGGCGGTCGATGCTGCTGTCACTGCTCCTCTTCGCAGTGACGCTGTCGCTGCTGGAGATGTACAGGGCCAAGTTCGCCTCGTCGGAGCTCATGACCATTGCCGGTGGATTCGTCTGCTCCCTCCTATTCCTGCTACTCCTCACC TTTATTGGAAACTATCAAGAAGCTAGTGGAGATAGAACTGGGTGGGGTGCAG TTGTTGTAGCACAACTTGTAGCTCTTATTGTAGCCGGCACTGTCCACCGTGTCTGTATCACAACATG CTTCCTGTTTTCCGCTGGACTCCTTTACGAGGTTGACAAGCTCTCTGGCATGATCCTTGCGAGGAGTGAGTCTAAGGTGAGGCGGCACTAA